One stretch of Burkholderia pyrrocinia DNA includes these proteins:
- a CDS encoding DSD1 family PLP-dependent enzyme, producing the protein MRRNIDRMQAHLDALGVKFRPHVKTTKCRQVVDAQIAAGAQGITVSTLKEAEQFFAGGVRDIVYAVGMVPAKLGQALALRRQGCDLKIVADSLQAAHAIAAFGREHGERFEVWIEVDVDGHRSGVPPEDDLLIDVGRALVDGGMELGGVLAHAGSSYDYNTRDALVAIAEQERSRTVRAAERLRAAGLPCPVVSIGSTPTALSAENLDGVTEVRAGVYVLFDLVMHNVGVCELSDIALSVLTTVIGHQEEKGWAIVDAGWMAMSRDRGTQRQARDFGYGQVCTEDGDVLGDYVVSAANQEHGIVSRAGSPDTGIAQRLPIGTRLRILPNHACATGAQHPEYQAVGEDGTAHVWPRFYGW; encoded by the coding sequence ATGCGTCGCAACATCGATCGCATGCAGGCGCATCTGGACGCACTCGGCGTCAAGTTCCGGCCGCACGTCAAGACCACCAAATGCCGGCAAGTCGTCGACGCGCAAATCGCAGCGGGTGCGCAGGGCATCACGGTGTCGACGCTCAAGGAAGCCGAGCAGTTCTTCGCGGGCGGCGTCCGGGACATCGTCTATGCGGTCGGCATGGTGCCCGCGAAGCTGGGCCAGGCGCTTGCGCTGCGCCGGCAGGGCTGCGACCTGAAGATCGTCGCCGACAGTCTGCAGGCCGCGCACGCAATCGCCGCATTCGGGCGCGAGCACGGCGAGCGCTTCGAAGTCTGGATCGAAGTCGACGTCGACGGCCATCGCTCGGGCGTCCCGCCCGAAGACGACCTGCTGATCGACGTGGGCCGCGCACTGGTCGACGGCGGGATGGAGCTTGGCGGGGTGCTCGCTCACGCGGGCTCCAGCTACGACTACAACACACGGGACGCGCTGGTGGCGATCGCCGAACAGGAGCGCAGCCGCACCGTGAGGGCCGCGGAGCGACTCAGGGCCGCCGGGTTGCCCTGCCCGGTCGTCAGTATCGGGTCGACGCCGACTGCACTGTCTGCAGAAAACCTCGACGGTGTCACCGAGGTTCGCGCCGGCGTGTATGTGCTGTTCGACCTCGTCATGCACAACGTCGGCGTGTGCGAGCTGTCCGACATCGCGTTGTCGGTGCTGACGACCGTCATCGGGCATCAGGAAGAGAAAGGCTGGGCGATCGTCGACGCGGGCTGGATGGCGATGAGCCGCGACCGCGGCACGCAGCGCCAGGCCCGCGATTTCGGCTACGGGCAGGTCTGCACCGAAGACGGCGACGTGCTCGGCGACTACGTCGTGAGCGCAGCGAACCAGGAGCATGGCATCGTGTCGCGCGCGGGCTCGCCCGACACGGGCATCGCGCAGCGGCTTCCGATCGGAACGCGCCTGCGCATCCTGCCGAACCACGCGTGCGCCACCGGCGCGCAACATCCCGAGTATCAGGCCGTCGGTGAAGACGGCACCGCACACGTGTGGCCGCGCTTCTACGGATGGTGA
- a CDS encoding LysR substrate-binding domain-containing protein — translation MLGNTSIKGHEMLDLDDLRLVRAIGASRSLAAAARLLDLTPPAVTIRLQRMEARLNARLAVRQSQGIALTDEGQRLYQEAVDILERVEALPVSISGDHGDVQGTLRVVAPFGFGRKYVARIVRDVQRAHPKLEISLHLSESPLTSASAADVVVHVGSLKSSSWIGYPLAPNERFLCASPGYARRIKELNHPSDLARYDCLCLRENDEDIPRWRFSPSGDDRHESRRSTVIRVTGALSSNDGTVITDWALAGLGIVERSEWDVAPLLANGKLVRLLPDWSLPPAPVTALLPSRTGRSARQRVFLEAARQFLDPPPWRGKA, via the coding sequence ATGCTCGGCAACACCAGCATTAAGGGACATGAAATGCTCGATCTCGACGACCTTCGACTCGTTCGCGCGATCGGCGCGTCGCGTTCATTGGCCGCTGCGGCGCGCCTGCTCGATCTCACGCCGCCCGCGGTCACGATTCGCCTGCAGCGAATGGAGGCGCGATTGAACGCACGGCTCGCCGTGCGGCAGTCGCAAGGGATCGCGTTGACCGACGAAGGACAACGGCTGTACCAGGAAGCCGTCGATATCCTCGAGCGCGTGGAGGCGCTGCCGGTCAGCATCTCGGGCGACCACGGCGACGTGCAAGGCACGCTGCGCGTCGTCGCCCCGTTCGGTTTCGGGCGTAAGTACGTCGCGCGGATCGTGCGCGACGTGCAACGCGCGCATCCGAAGCTCGAAATTTCGCTCCACCTGTCGGAGAGCCCGTTGACGAGCGCATCGGCTGCCGACGTGGTCGTGCACGTCGGCAGCCTCAAGTCCTCGTCGTGGATCGGCTATCCGCTCGCGCCCAACGAGCGTTTCCTGTGTGCAAGCCCCGGCTACGCGCGTCGCATCAAGGAGCTGAATCATCCTTCCGACCTGGCCCGATACGACTGCCTGTGCCTGCGCGAGAACGACGAGGACATTCCGCGATGGCGCTTCTCGCCGAGCGGCGACGATCGACACGAGTCCCGACGGTCGACCGTGATCCGCGTCACGGGCGCGCTGTCCTCCAACGACGGCACCGTCATCACCGATTGGGCCTTGGCCGGGCTCGGGATCGTGGAACGCTCGGAATGGGACGTCGCCCCGCTGCTGGCGAACGGCAAGCTCGTCCGGTTGCTGCCCGACTGGAGCCTGCCGCCCGCACCTGTCACGGCGCTGTTGCCGTCGCGCACCGGCCGATCCGCGCGGCAACGGGTTTTTCTCGAAGCCGCGCGGCAGTTCCTCGATCCGCCGCCGTGGCGCGGCAAGGCATGA
- a CDS encoding NAD(P)/FAD-dependent oxidoreductase — protein sequence MHNHHEVIVVGGSFAGLSAAMQLARARRRVLVIDAGRPRNRFAEHAHGFFGQDGKPPAQIVAEAVTQLDAYPTVQRFDGEVSTAERDADGRFHVTLSDGRRASADRLILATGIRDELPALPGLAERWGISVLHCPYCHGYEVSGQRLGVLATHPLSVHQAILIPDWGPTTWFTQGVVDPNEEESALLDARGVRIERSPIVEILGDAPRIEALRLADGQVVPIDALFVGARTVMASDLAQQLGCAFDEGPLGPVVRVDTWKQTSVAGVFAAGDASTPMTNATFASASGVTAGIAAHRSLIFGLHA from the coding sequence ATGCATAACCATCATGAAGTGATCGTGGTCGGCGGCAGCTTTGCGGGGCTGTCGGCCGCGATGCAGCTGGCGCGGGCGCGACGCCGCGTGCTCGTGATCGACGCAGGCCGGCCGCGCAACCGCTTTGCCGAACACGCGCACGGCTTTTTCGGGCAGGACGGCAAGCCGCCCGCGCAGATCGTTGCCGAAGCCGTCACGCAACTCGACGCGTATCCGACCGTGCAGCGGTTCGACGGCGAAGTGAGCACGGCCGAGCGCGATGCCGACGGCCGCTTCCACGTGACGCTGTCGGACGGCCGCCGCGCGAGCGCCGACCGGCTGATTCTCGCGACCGGCATCCGCGACGAACTGCCCGCGCTGCCGGGGCTCGCGGAACGCTGGGGCATCAGCGTGCTGCATTGTCCGTATTGCCATGGGTACGAGGTAAGTGGCCAGCGGCTCGGCGTGCTCGCCACGCATCCGCTTTCCGTGCATCAGGCGATCCTGATTCCGGACTGGGGCCCGACGACATGGTTCACGCAGGGCGTGGTCGATCCGAATGAAGAAGAATCCGCGTTGCTCGACGCGCGCGGCGTGCGCATCGAGCGGTCGCCGATCGTTGAAATTCTTGGCGACGCACCGCGTATCGAAGCGCTGCGGCTCGCCGACGGGCAGGTCGTGCCGATCGATGCGCTGTTCGTCGGCGCGCGCACGGTAATGGCGAGCGATCTCGCGCAGCAGCTCGGTTGCGCGTTCGACGAAGGGCCGCTTGGCCCGGTCGTCCGAGTCGATACGTGGAAGCAGACGAGCGTCGCAGGGGTATTCGCGGCCGGCGACGCGTCGACGCCGATGACCAACGCGACGTTCGCGTCGGCATCCGGTGTGACGGCGGGGATCGCCGCGCATCGGTCGCTGATTTTCGGGCTGCACGCGTGA
- a CDS encoding Rrf2 family transcriptional regulator, with protein sequence MRTDSRLSRMLHALIHMDQADGPLTSEAIATMLCTNPVVVRRLLGGLRDCGYVQSEKGHGGGWVLSVALDDITLLDVYRAVGEPPLFSDLVPEDEPECLVEQAVNAHLSATLKDAEASLLARFGEVTLGMLSRDFEAKAALRGYTR encoded by the coding sequence GTGAGAACCGACAGCCGTTTGTCGCGCATGCTGCATGCGCTGATCCACATGGACCAGGCCGACGGCCCGCTGACGTCGGAGGCGATCGCGACGATGCTGTGCACGAATCCGGTCGTCGTGCGGCGCCTGCTCGGCGGCCTGCGCGACTGCGGCTACGTGCAGTCGGAGAAAGGGCACGGCGGCGGCTGGGTGCTGAGCGTCGCGCTCGACGACATCACGCTGCTTGACGTCTATCGCGCGGTGGGCGAGCCGCCGCTGTTCTCCGATCTGGTGCCCGAGGACGAGCCCGAATGCCTGGTCGAACAGGCCGTCAACGCGCATCTGTCGGCGACGTTGAAGGATGCCGAAGCATCGTTGCTGGCGCGCTTCGGCGAAGTCACGCTCGGCATGCTGTCGCGCGATTTCGAAGCGAAGGCTGCGCTGCGGGGCTACACGCGCTGA
- a CDS encoding DUF2760 domain-containing protein, producing MPESNLSFFGRLSLAVGTFFSVLGNREFAAGVLRVRDGAPAPVAPAPAAAPAPAPAPAPVKAPAPELREASPQAALQLLGLLQRDARFIDFVEEDIAGYADADIGAAARLVHDGCRAALREHFTIVPVRDEAEGSRVTLPAGFDATAVRVTGNVVGSAPFTGTVSHRGWRVADVRLPKLTGSHDASVVAPAEVEL from the coding sequence ATGCCCGAATCCAACCTGTCCTTCTTCGGCCGGCTGTCGCTTGCCGTCGGCACGTTCTTCTCCGTGCTCGGCAACCGCGAGTTCGCGGCCGGCGTGCTGCGCGTGCGCGATGGCGCCCCGGCACCGGTCGCGCCGGCACCCGCGGCCGCACCGGCCCCGGCGCCCGCACCTGCGCCCGTGAAGGCCCCGGCGCCCGAGCTGCGCGAAGCGAGCCCGCAGGCCGCGCTGCAACTGCTCGGCCTACTGCAGCGCGATGCGCGCTTCATCGACTTCGTCGAGGAAGACATCGCCGGCTACGCGGACGCCGACATCGGCGCGGCCGCGCGCCTCGTGCACGACGGTTGCCGTGCGGCGCTGCGCGAACACTTCACGATCGTGCCGGTGCGCGACGAAGCCGAAGGCAGCCGTGTGACGCTGCCGGCCGGTTTCGACGCGACGGCCGTGCGCGTGACGGGCAACGTGGTCGGTTCGGCGCCGTTCACGGGCACGGTCAGCCATCGCGGCTGGCGCGTCGCCGACGTGCGCCTGCCGAAGCTGACGGGCAGCCACGACGCATCGGTGGTCGCACCGGCGGAGGTGGAACTGTGA
- a CDS encoding Hsp70 family protein: protein MSDPRYSIGIDLGTTHCALSYVDSTASDGENITQQVLPIAQLTAPGALESRDLLPSFLYLPHESELTQGDLTLPWTASRGFAVGEMARTRGAGTPIRLVSSAKSWLCHPGVDRRAAILPSDAPPEVSRVSPLESSIRYLTHLREAWDHAHPDAPFADQDVTVTIPASFDPAARELTAEAARAAGYTRMTLLEEPQAALYSWIQKSEGGWRKQVQVGDLILCVDVGGGTTDLSLIAVVERDGNLELHRVAVGEHILLGGDNMDLALAHVVARKLAQQGTQADPWQLRALTYACRSAKETLLSDPTTDAVPLVVPSRGSKLIGGSIRTELTRAELTQTILEGFFPQVDAAARPVSRARVGLTQLGLPYAQDAGITRHLAAFLGRQVAALDTLEGVQRTLPQGATFLHPTAVLFNGGVFKSALLTQRVLDTLNSWLAAEGAPPARLLEGADLDLAVARGAAYYGFVKRGRGVRIRGGTARAYYVAIESAMPAVPGLEPPVQALCVAPFGMEEGSDAALPPQEFGLVVGEPVQFRFFGSSVRRQDQVGTLLDYWSPEELQELEEIQATLPAEGRTTGEIVPVKLHARVTEAGTLELEAIPSGTNERWKVEFDVRGAA from the coding sequence GTGAGCGATCCGCGCTATTCGATCGGTATCGACCTCGGTACGACCCACTGCGCGCTGTCGTACGTCGACAGCACTGCCAGCGACGGCGAAAACATCACGCAGCAGGTGCTGCCGATCGCGCAGCTCACCGCGCCCGGCGCGCTGGAATCGCGCGACCTGTTGCCGTCGTTCCTCTATCTGCCGCATGAAAGCGAACTGACGCAGGGCGACCTGACGCTGCCGTGGACGGCCTCGCGCGGCTTCGCGGTCGGCGAGATGGCGCGCACGCGCGGCGCCGGCACGCCGATCCGCCTCGTGTCGAGCGCGAAAAGCTGGCTGTGCCACCCGGGCGTCGATCGCCGCGCGGCGATCCTGCCGAGCGATGCGCCGCCCGAAGTGTCACGCGTGTCGCCGCTGGAAAGCTCGATCCGCTACCTGACGCACCTGCGCGAAGCGTGGGACCACGCGCATCCGGATGCACCGTTCGCCGACCAGGACGTGACCGTGACGATCCCCGCATCGTTCGATCCGGCCGCGCGCGAACTGACGGCCGAGGCCGCGCGCGCCGCCGGCTACACGCGGATGACGCTGCTCGAGGAGCCGCAGGCCGCGCTGTACAGCTGGATCCAGAAGAGCGAAGGCGGCTGGCGCAAGCAGGTGCAGGTCGGCGACCTGATCCTGTGCGTCGACGTCGGCGGCGGCACGACCGACCTGTCGCTGATCGCGGTGGTCGAGCGCGACGGCAATCTCGAACTGCATCGCGTGGCGGTCGGCGAGCACATCCTGCTCGGCGGCGACAACATGGACCTCGCGCTCGCGCACGTGGTCGCGCGCAAGCTCGCGCAGCAGGGCACGCAGGCCGATCCGTGGCAGCTGCGCGCGCTGACCTATGCGTGCCGCTCGGCGAAGGAAACGCTGCTGTCCGACCCGACCACCGACGCGGTGCCGCTCGTCGTGCCGAGCCGCGGCTCGAAGCTGATCGGCGGTTCGATCCGCACGGAGCTCACGCGCGCGGAACTCACGCAGACGATCCTCGAAGGCTTTTTCCCGCAGGTCGATGCGGCCGCGCGCCCGGTGAGCCGCGCGCGCGTCGGCCTGACGCAGCTCGGCCTGCCGTATGCGCAGGATGCGGGCATCACGCGCCACCTCGCGGCGTTCCTCGGCCGCCAGGTCGCGGCGCTCGACACGCTCGAAGGCGTGCAGCGCACGCTGCCGCAGGGCGCGACGTTCCTGCATCCGACGGCCGTGCTGTTCAACGGCGGCGTGTTCAAGTCGGCGCTGCTCACGCAGCGCGTGCTCGATACGCTCAATAGCTGGCTGGCCGCCGAAGGCGCGCCGCCCGCGCGCCTGCTCGAAGGCGCCGATCTCGATCTCGCGGTCGCGCGCGGCGCGGCTTACTACGGCTTCGTGAAGCGCGGCCGCGGCGTGCGCATTCGCGGCGGCACGGCGCGTGCGTACTACGTCGCGATCGAATCGGCGATGCCCGCGGTGCCGGGGCTCGAACCGCCGGTGCAGGCGCTGTGCGTCGCACCGTTCGGGATGGAGGAAGGCTCGGACGCGGCGCTGCCGCCGCAGGAGTTCGGCCTCGTCGTCGGCGAGCCGGTGCAGTTCCGCTTCTTCGGTTCGTCGGTGCGCCGCCAGGATCAGGTCGGCACGCTGCTCGACTACTGGTCGCCGGAAGAATTGCAGGAGCTCGAGGAAATCCAGGCGACGCTGCCTGCCGAAGGGCGCACGACCGGCGAGATCGTGCCGGTGAAGCTGCATGCGCGCGTGACCGAAGCCGGCACGCTCGAACTCGAGGCGATCCCGAGCGGCACGAACGAGCGCTGGAAGGTCGAGTTCGACGTGCGCGGCGCCGCCTGA
- a CDS encoding Hsp70 family protein, whose product MKRYTVGIDLGTSNTVVAYVEAGSDAIRVFDVEQLVGPGAVAAQPLLPSVRYHPAAGELAADALRLPWQAAGARDAAARSGGGRDGGSAGRDGGAGDALPPVIGRYARTLGAQVPGRLVTSAKSWLSHASVDRLAAILPWGAADGVDKVSPVDASASYLAHVRDAWDTRFPDAPLAKQDVILTVPASFDDGARALTVEAARRARLPALRLLEEPQAAFYDWLYGQRATLRDTFANARRVLICDVGGGTTDLTLVDVAPGDDGEPTFTRVGVGNHLMLGGDNMDLALARLVETRLTEPGTRLSAASLSQLVERCRAAKERLLGDDAPASVTVTLLGAGSKLVGGARSAELTRQEVEQIVVDGFFPQVEAGELPRRARAAIVEFGLPYASDPAVTRHVAAFLSRHAEGPLPDTLLLNGGVFRAGALAGRLAQTLGAWRGAPLDVLHNAHPDVAVARGTVAYGLARAGHAPRIGGGSARSYFLVLDDGAGDAAARGVCLLPRGAEEGREIRLEDRTFALQLGQPVRFHLVSTVAETAYRPGDLVELKDGDFVRLPPIATVVERQAGSDARETPVKLTASLTEVGTLEMHCIATDDAARRWRLEFQLRGDATAHGGDDAPARHPRLDQAIELIERSFGSKAADVTPKDTRRLRAQLEQVLGAREEWDVALARELFDALLARARRRRRSADHERAWLNLAGYCLRPGFGHPLDAWRIEQLWPLFDDGIQYVNDGQVWSEWWTLWRRVAGGLDDDAQTQVRDAIAFLEPSDDRRRKLPFDPGKVGPADMTRLSASLERLPVERKVELAERMIAQLQKPADRALCAWALGRIGARRPFYGSAHSVVPAEVANGWLDALFALDWKQVEPAAFAAAQIARMTGDRSRDLPDDTRDAVIKRLSAANASAAWIDMVREAIAFDEADTVRVFGETLPAGLKLLAG is encoded by the coding sequence ATGAAGCGCTATACGGTCGGCATCGACCTCGGCACGAGCAATACGGTCGTCGCATACGTCGAGGCCGGCTCCGACGCGATCCGCGTGTTCGACGTCGAGCAGCTGGTCGGCCCCGGCGCGGTGGCCGCGCAGCCGCTGCTGCCGTCGGTGCGCTATCACCCGGCGGCCGGTGAGCTCGCGGCGGACGCGTTGAGGTTGCCGTGGCAGGCGGCCGGCGCGCGCGATGCGGCCGCCCGTTCGGGCGGCGGCCGTGACGGCGGGTCAGCCGGTCGTGACGGCGGCGCCGGTGACGCGCTGCCGCCCGTGATCGGCCGCTATGCACGCACGCTCGGCGCGCAGGTGCCGGGCCGCCTCGTGACGAGCGCGAAGAGCTGGCTGTCGCACGCATCGGTCGACCGGCTCGCGGCGATCCTGCCGTGGGGCGCGGCCGACGGCGTCGACAAGGTATCGCCGGTCGACGCGAGCGCGAGCTATCTCGCGCATGTGCGCGACGCGTGGGATACCCGTTTTCCCGACGCGCCGCTCGCGAAGCAGGACGTGATCCTGACGGTGCCCGCGTCGTTCGACGACGGCGCGCGCGCGTTGACGGTCGAGGCCGCGCGGCGCGCGCGGCTGCCCGCGCTGCGGCTGCTGGAAGAGCCGCAGGCCGCGTTCTACGACTGGCTGTACGGTCAGCGCGCGACGTTGCGCGACACCTTCGCCAATGCGCGGCGGGTGCTGATCTGCGACGTCGGCGGCGGCACGACCGACCTCACGCTCGTCGATGTCGCACCGGGCGACGACGGCGAGCCGACCTTTACGCGCGTCGGTGTCGGCAACCACCTGATGCTCGGCGGCGACAACATGGACCTCGCGCTCGCGCGCCTGGTCGAGACGCGGCTGACGGAGCCCGGCACGCGGCTGTCGGCCGCGAGCCTGTCGCAGCTCGTCGAGCGCTGCCGTGCGGCGAAGGAGCGGCTGCTCGGCGACGACGCACCGGCGTCCGTCACCGTGACGCTGCTCGGCGCGGGCAGCAAGCTCGTCGGCGGCGCGCGTTCGGCCGAGCTGACGCGGCAGGAAGTCGAACAGATCGTCGTCGACGGTTTCTTTCCGCAGGTCGAGGCCGGCGAACTGCCGCGCCGTGCACGGGCCGCGATCGTCGAATTCGGGCTGCCGTATGCGAGCGACCCGGCCGTCACGCGGCACGTCGCCGCGTTCCTGAGCCGTCATGCGGAAGGCCCGCTGCCCGACACGCTGCTGCTCAACGGCGGCGTGTTCCGCGCGGGCGCGCTCGCCGGCCGTCTCGCGCAGACGCTCGGCGCGTGGCGCGGCGCGCCGCTCGACGTGCTGCACAACGCGCATCCGGACGTGGCCGTTGCGCGCGGCACGGTGGCCTACGGGCTTGCGCGCGCCGGGCATGCGCCGCGCATCGGCGGCGGTTCCGCGCGCAGCTATTTCCTCGTACTCGACGATGGCGCCGGCGACGCAGCCGCGCGCGGCGTCTGCCTGCTGCCGCGTGGCGCGGAAGAGGGCCGCGAGATCCGGCTCGAGGATCGTACGTTCGCGCTGCAGCTCGGGCAGCCGGTGCGTTTCCACCTCGTGTCGACGGTGGCCGAGACCGCGTATCGCCCTGGCGATCTCGTTGAATTGAAGGACGGCGATTTCGTGCGGCTGCCGCCGATCGCGACGGTCGTCGAGCGACAGGCGGGCAGCGATGCGCGCGAAACGCCGGTGAAGCTCACCGCGTCGCTGACCGAGGTCGGCACGCTCGAAATGCATTGCATCGCGACCGACGACGCGGCACGCCGCTGGCGGCTCGAATTCCAGTTGCGCGGCGATGCGACGGCGCACGGTGGCGACGATGCGCCCGCGCGGCATCCGCGGCTTGACCAAGCGATCGAGCTGATCGAGCGCTCGTTCGGCAGCAAGGCCGCGGACGTCACGCCAAAGGACACGCGCCGACTGCGCGCGCAGCTCGAACAGGTGCTCGGCGCGCGCGAAGAATGGGACGTCGCGCTCGCACGCGAACTGTTCGACGCGTTGCTCGCGCGAGCGCGGCGGCGCCGGCGCTCGGCCGATCACGAACGCGCGTGGCTGAACCTCGCCGGTTATTGCCTGCGTCCGGGCTTCGGCCATCCGCTCGATGCGTGGCGCATCGAACAGCTGTGGCCGCTGTTCGACGACGGGATTCAATACGTGAACGACGGGCAGGTGTGGTCCGAGTGGTGGACGCTGTGGCGGCGCGTGGCCGGCGGTCTCGACGACGATGCGCAGACGCAGGTGCGCGACGCGATCGCGTTCCTCGAACCGTCCGACGACAGGCGGCGCAAACTGCCCTTCGATCCGGGCAAGGTCGGCCCTGCCGACATGACGCGGCTGTCCGCGTCGCTCGAACGGCTGCCCGTCGAGCGCAAGGTCGAGCTGGCCGAACGCATGATCGCGCAATTGCAGAAGCCGGCGGACCGTGCGCTGTGCGCGTGGGCGCTCGGGCGCATTGGGGCGCGCCGGCCGTTCTACGGCAGCGCGCACAGTGTCGTGCCTGCGGAAGTCGCGAACGGCTGGCTCGACGCGCTGTTCGCGCTCGACTGGAAGCAGGTCGAGCCGGCCGCGTTCGCGGCCGCGCAGATTGCGCGTATGACCGGCGACCGTTCGCGCGACCTGCCGGACGATACGCGCGACGCGGTGATCAAGCGTCTGTCGGCCGCGAATGCGTCGGCTGCGTGGATCGACATGGTGCGCGAAGCGATCGCGTTCGACGAAGCCGACACAGTGCGCGTGTTCGGCGAGACGCTGCCGGCCGGGTTGAAGCTGCTGGCCGGATAA
- the ctlX gene encoding citrulline utilization hydrolase CtlX, which translates to MNLVSIQAPAAVVMIRPHRFLPNPQTVADNAFQRTAGSGAADTSSVSAAALDEVTAAAQTLADAGVRVHVFDDHGERDTPDSVFPNNWFSTHPGGHVALYPMHSPNRRRERRADIVEMLKAEYRVQDVIDYSGLEYDDVFLEGTGAMVLDHVARIAYAARSRRADPVALERFCAHFNFEPICFDTADADGRPIYHTNVMMSVATEFAMVGLDLIADGRRRAEIAQRLTETGRAVIALDQSQIANFAGNTLELSGTNGRVLALSRRAFDCLTPDQRATIERSARLLPLDVPTIELAGGSVRCMLAGIHLARRASVPDAIAVESASLPRETTSQI; encoded by the coding sequence ATGAATCTCGTATCGATCCAGGCGCCGGCCGCCGTCGTGATGATCCGGCCGCACCGCTTCCTGCCGAACCCGCAGACCGTGGCCGACAACGCGTTCCAGCGCACGGCCGGCAGCGGCGCAGCTGACACGTCGTCGGTATCCGCCGCCGCGCTCGACGAAGTCACGGCCGCCGCGCAGACGCTCGCCGACGCGGGCGTGCGCGTGCACGTGTTCGACGACCACGGCGAGCGCGACACGCCCGACTCCGTGTTCCCGAACAACTGGTTCTCGACGCATCCGGGCGGTCACGTCGCGCTGTATCCGATGCACAGCCCGAACCGCCGCCGCGAGCGGCGTGCGGACATCGTCGAGATGCTGAAGGCCGAGTATCGCGTGCAGGACGTGATCGACTATTCGGGTCTCGAATACGACGACGTGTTCCTGGAAGGCACGGGCGCGATGGTGCTCGACCACGTTGCGCGGATCGCGTACGCCGCGCGTTCGCGCCGCGCCGATCCGGTCGCGCTCGAACGCTTCTGCGCGCACTTCAATTTCGAGCCGATCTGCTTCGATACGGCCGATGCCGACGGGCGCCCGATCTATCACACGAACGTGATGATGAGCGTCGCGACGGAGTTCGCGATGGTCGGCCTCGACCTGATCGCCGACGGCCGGCGCCGCGCCGAGATCGCGCAACGCCTGACCGAAACGGGGCGCGCGGTGATCGCGCTCGATCAGTCGCAGATCGCGAACTTCGCGGGCAATACGCTGGAATTGTCGGGAACAAACGGGCGCGTGCTCGCGCTGTCGCGGCGTGCGTTCGATTGCCTCACACCCGACCAGCGCGCGACGATCGAGCGCTCCGCGCGGCTGCTGCCGCTCGACGTGCCGACGATCGAACTGGCCGGCGGGTCGGTGCGCTGCATGCTCGCGGGAATTCATCTCGCGCGGCGGGCAAGCGTGCCGGATGCGATCGCCGTGGAATCGGCCTCATTGCCACGCGAGACGACGTCGCAGATCTGA
- a CDS encoding ornithine cyclodeaminase — MTRFLDVPATARLIARTGVTTFLRELVDTLRADYLHWADFDKSPRVACHSRDGVIELMPVANASLFAFKYVNGHPVNAARGMHTVMAFGALAEVDTGYPLLLAELTLTTALRTAATSVLAAQVLARPDARTMALIGNGAQSEFQAIAFHTLLGIDEIRVFDVDPLATDKLVQNLAAYPKLRVVRAASTADAVRGADIVTTVTADKAYATIVTADMVEPGMHLNAVGGDCPGKTELEAGVLHAGRVFVEFEPQSRIEGEIQQMPADFPVTELWRVLQRETTGRERADEVTVFDSVGFALEDYSALRYLYALAQQHNAGVEIALIPPAVDPKNLFALIDDPAAIAQGHAAFVTEAVAAFAR, encoded by the coding sequence ATGACTCGCTTCCTCGACGTTCCCGCCACCGCCCGACTGATCGCCAGGACCGGCGTCACGACGTTCCTGCGCGAACTCGTCGACACGCTGCGCGCCGATTACCTGCACTGGGCCGATTTCGACAAGTCGCCGCGCGTCGCGTGCCACTCGCGCGACGGCGTGATCGAACTGATGCCCGTCGCGAACGCGTCGCTGTTCGCGTTCAAGTACGTAAACGGCCACCCCGTCAACGCGGCGCGTGGAATGCACACGGTGATGGCATTCGGCGCGCTCGCCGAAGTCGATACCGGCTACCCGCTGCTGCTCGCCGAACTCACGCTGACGACCGCGCTGCGCACGGCCGCCACGTCGGTGCTCGCCGCACAGGTACTCGCACGGCCCGACGCGCGCACGATGGCGCTGATCGGCAACGGCGCGCAGAGCGAATTCCAGGCAATCGCGTTCCATACGCTGCTCGGCATCGACGAAATCCGCGTGTTCGACGTCGATCCGCTCGCGACCGACAAGCTCGTGCAGAACCTCGCCGCGTATCCGAAGTTGCGCGTTGTGCGCGCCGCGTCGACCGCCGATGCCGTGCGCGGCGCCGACATCGTGACAACCGTCACCGCCGACAAGGCGTACGCGACGATCGTCACGGCCGACATGGTCGAGCCCGGCATGCACCTGAACGCCGTGGGCGGCGATTGCCCCGGCAAGACCGAGCTCGAAGCGGGCGTGCTGCACGCGGGCCGCGTGTTCGTCGAATTCGAGCCGCAGTCCCGCATCGAGGGCGAGATCCAGCAGATGCCGGCCGACTTCCCCGTCACCGAGCTGTGGCGCGTGCTGCAGCGCGAAACGACCGGCCGCGAACGCGCGGACGAGGTCACGGTGTTCGACTCGGTCGGCTTCGCGCTCGAGGATTATTCGGCGCTGCGCTACCTGTACGCACTCGCGCAGCAGCACAACGCGGGCGTCGAGATCGCGCTGATTCCGCCGGCCGTCGACCCGAAGAACCTGTTCGCGCTGATCGACGATCCGGCAGCGATCGCGCAGGGTCACGCGGCATTCGTCACCGAAGCCGTCGCCGCATTCGCGCGCTGA